Proteins found in one Falsirhodobacter algicola genomic segment:
- the rplE gene encoding 50S ribosomal protein L5: protein MLDAATYTPRFKTLFKDTIRGAMKSEFGYKNDMQIPRLDKIVLNMGVGEAVKDTKKVKAAAEELSLIAGQKAVITHAKKSIAGFRVREEMPLGCKVTLRGDKMYEFLDRLITIALPRVRDFRGVKGNSFDGRGNYAMGLKEQIVFPEINFDKVDEILGMDIIICTTAKTDAEAKALLKHFNMPFIG from the coding sequence ATGCTTGACGCTGCCACCTATACCCCCCGCTTCAAGACGCTGTTCAAGGACACGATCCGCGGCGCGATGAAGTCGGAATTCGGCTACAAGAACGACATGCAGATCCCGCGTCTGGACAAGATCGTCCTGAACATGGGCGTCGGCGAAGCCGTCAAGGACACCAAGAAGGTGAAAGCTGCAGCCGAAGAGCTGTCGCTGATCGCCGGCCAGAAGGCTGTCATCACGCACGCCAAGAAGTCGATCGCCGGCTTCCGCGTTCGTGAAGAGATGCCGCTGGGCTGCAAGGTCACGCTGCGCGGCGACAAGATGTACGAGTTCCTGGACCGTCTGATCACGATCGCGCTGCCGCGCGTCCGCGACTTCCGCGGTGTGAAGGGCAATTCGTTCGACGGCCGTGGCAACTACGCCATGGGCCTGAAAGAGCAGATCGTGTTCCCCGAGATCAACTTCGACAAAGTCGACGAGATCCTGGGCATGGACATCATCATCTGCACGACGGCGAAGACGGATGCGGAAGCGAAAGCGCTGCTGAAGCACTTCAACATGCCCTTCATCGGCTGA
- the rpsN gene encoding 30S ribosomal protein S14, translating to MAKKSMVEREVKREKLVKQHAAKRAALKEITKNADLPMEERFKAQLKLAEMPRNSSATRLHNRCQLTGRPHAYYRKLKLSRIMLRELASFGQIPGMVKSSW from the coding sequence ATGGCCAAGAAATCCATGGTTGAACGTGAGGTCAAGCGCGAGAAGCTGGTGAAGCAACATGCTGCCAAGCGCGCCGCCCTCAAAGAGATCACCAAGAACGCAGACCTGCCGATGGAAGAGCGCTTCAAAGCGCAGCTGAAATTGGCGGAAATGCCCCGCAACTCGTCCGCCACCCGGCTGCACAACCGCTGCCAGCTGACGGGCCGTCCCCATGCTTACTACCGTAAGCTTAAACTCTCGCGGATCATGCTGCGCGAACTGGCCTCCTTCGGTCAGATCCCGGGCATGGTCAAGTCCAGCTGGTAA
- the rpsH gene encoding 30S ribosomal protein S8, protein MFVNDPLGDMLTRIRNAQLRGKSTVSTPASKLRAWVLDVLLNEGYIRGYEKNETENGQGELVISLKYFEGTPVIREVKRVSKPGRRVYMASKDLPSVRNGLGVSIISTPKGVMSDAAARSANVGGEVLCTVF, encoded by the coding sequence ATGTTTGTGAACGATCCCCTCGGCGATATGCTGACCCGCATCCGCAACGCACAGCTGCGTGGCAAGTCGACCGTGTCGACCCCCGCCTCCAAGCTGCGCGCCTGGGTGCTGGATGTCCTTCTGAACGAAGGCTACATCCGCGGCTACGAGAAGAACGAGACCGAAAACGGGCAGGGCGAACTCGTCATCAGCCTGAAGTACTTCGAGGGCACCCCGGTGATCCGCGAAGTCAAGCGCGTCTCCAAGCCTGGCCGCCGTGTGTACATGGCATCCAAGGATCTGCCCTCCGTGCGCAACGGTCTGGGCGTGTCCATCATCTCCACGCCGAAAGGCGTCATGTCCGATGCAGCCGCACGGTCCGCCAATGTTGGCGGCGAAGTGCTCTGCACCGTGTTCTAA
- the rplF gene encoding 50S ribosomal protein L6: protein MSRIGKKPVELPKGVTASVSGQTVEVKGPKGTRSFTATDDVTLSTADDTVTVTPRGTSKRARQQWGMVRSQVANLVAGVTTGFKKELEIQGVGYRAAMAGNVLKLSLGYSHEVNFEVPAGVTVTAPKQTEIVVEGIDQQQVGQVAANIRDWKRPEPYKGKGIRYKDEFVFRKEGKKK from the coding sequence ATGTCTCGTATTGGCAAGAAACCCGTCGAACTGCCCAAGGGCGTGACGGCGTCGGTGTCCGGTCAAACGGTCGAAGTGAAGGGCCCGAAAGGGACCCGCAGCTTCACCGCTACGGATGACGTAACGCTCAGCACCGCAGACGACACCGTGACGGTCACGCCGCGCGGCACGTCCAAGCGGGCGCGCCAGCAGTGGGGCATGGTCCGCAGCCAGGTTGCAAACCTGGTGGCGGGCGTGACCACGGGCTTCAAGAAAGAGCTGGAGATTCAAGGCGTGGGTTACCGCGCTGCGATGGCCGGCAACGTCCTGAAGCTCTCGCTGGGCTATTCGCACGAAGTGAACTTCGAGGTCCCGGCTGGCGTCACCGTCACCGCCCCGAAGCAAACCGAAATCGTTGTGGAAGGCATTGATCAACAGCAAGTTGGTCAGGTCGCCGCGAACATCCGTGACTGGAAGCGTCCCGAGCCCTACAAAGGCAAAGGTATCCGGTACAAGGACGAGTTCGTGTTCCGCAAGGAAGGCAAGAAGAAGTAA
- the rplR gene encoding 50S ribosomal protein L18 has translation MALKKRELFLKRRLRVRNKLKAMANGRPRLSVHRSSKNISVQLIDDVNGVTLASASTMEKDLGLIGKNNVEASTAIGKAIAERAKKAGIEECYFDRGGFLFHGKIKALAEAAREGGLKF, from the coding sequence ATGGCTTTGAAAAAACGCGAGCTGTTCCTGAAGCGCCGCCTGCGCGTCCGGAACAAACTGAAAGCGATGGCAAATGGGCGTCCGCGCCTGTCCGTCCATCGTTCGTCCAAGAACATCAGCGTCCAGCTGATCGACGATGTGAATGGCGTCACGCTGGCATCCGCCTCCACGATGGAGAAGGATCTCGGTCTGATCGGCAAGAACAACGTCGAAGCTTCGACGGCCATCGGCAAGGCAATTGCCGAGCGGGCCAAGAAGGCTGGCATCGAAGAGTGCTACTTCGATCGTGGTGGCTTCCTCTTTCACGGCAAGATCAAGGCTTTGGCCGAGGCTGCGCGTGAAGGCGGCCTGAAGTTCTAA
- the rpsE gene encoding 30S ribosomal protein S5 encodes MAERENRRDRREREETPEFADRLVAINRVSKTVKGGKRFGFAALVVVGDQRGRVGFGKGKAKEVPEAIRKATEQAKRQMIRVPLRDGRTLHHDTNGRHGAGKVVMRAADAGTGIIAGGPMRAVFEMLGVQDVVAKSLGSQNPYNMIRATLDGLKQESSPRMVANRRGKKVADILKKPDAEVVEA; translated from the coding sequence ATGGCAGAACGTGAGAACCGTCGGGACCGTCGCGAACGCGAGGAAACCCCGGAATTCGCCGATCGTCTCGTGGCGATCAACCGTGTGTCGAAAACCGTGAAGGGTGGTAAACGCTTCGGCTTTGCTGCGCTCGTGGTGGTCGGCGACCAGCGCGGCCGCGTCGGCTTCGGCAAGGGCAAAGCGAAAGAAGTGCCCGAGGCGATCCGCAAGGCGACCGAGCAGGCCAAACGGCAAATGATTCGCGTGCCGCTCCGTGACGGGCGCACGCTGCACCACGACACCAACGGTCGCCACGGCGCCGGTAAGGTCGTGATGCGTGCCGCCGATGCGGGTACCGGCATCATCGCCGGTGGTCCGATGCGCGCCGTGTTTGAAATGCTCGGCGTTCAGGACGTGGTGGCGAAGTCGCTGGGTTCGCAGAACCCCTACAACATGATCCGTGCGACTCTGGACGGTCTGAAGCAGGAATCCTCGCCCCGTATGGTGGCGAACCGTCGCGGCAAGAAAGTCGCCGACATCCTGAAGAAGCCCGACGCCGAAGTCGTGGAAGCGTAA
- the rpmD gene encoding 50S ribosomal protein L30: MATIVVKQVASAARRPAIQTATLKGLGLNKMNRTRELEDTPSVRGMVNKIPHLVKIIEERN, translated from the coding sequence ATGGCAACCATCGTCGTGAAGCAGGTGGCCTCGGCCGCCCGCCGCCCCGCCATCCAGACGGCCACGTTGAAGGGCCTGGGGCTGAACAAGATGAACCGCACGCGCGAACTGGAGGATACCCCCTCCGTGCGCGGGATGGTCAACAAGATCCCGCACCTCGTGAAGATCATCGAGGAACGGAACTAA
- the rplO gene encoding 50S ribosomal protein L15 — MKLHELRDNEGAARKKKRVARGPGSGKGKMGGRGIKGQKSRSGVALNGYEGGQMPLYRRLPKRGFTKPNRKEYAVVNLGLIQKFVDAGKLDASNAIDEAALVAAGLTSHLRDGIRVLAKGEITAKLNLTVSGASKSAVEAVEKAGGTLTLTSPVAAAAE, encoded by the coding sequence ATGAAACTGCACGAACTCCGCGACAACGAAGGCGCGGCCCGCAAGAAGAAACGCGTTGCGCGTGGTCCCGGCTCCGGCAAGGGGAAGATGGGCGGCCGTGGTATCAAGGGTCAGAAGTCCCGCTCGGGCGTGGCGCTGAACGGGTACGAGGGTGGCCAGATGCCGCTCTACCGTCGTCTGCCCAAGCGCGGCTTCACCAAGCCGAACCGCAAGGAATACGCCGTCGTCAACCTCGGCCTGATCCAGAAGTTCGTCGATGCCGGCAAGCTGGACGCGTCGAACGCGATCGACGAAGCGGCGCTGGTGGCTGCGGGTCTGACCTCGCACCTGCGCGACGGCATCCGCGTTCTCGCCAAGGGTGAGATCACGGCGAAGCTGAACCTGACGGTGTCGGGCGCGTCCAAATCGGCGGTCGAAGCGGTGGAGAAGGCCGGCGGTACGCTGACCCTCACCTCGCCGGTCGCGGCCGCAGCCGAGTAA
- the secY gene encoding preprotein translocase subunit SecY: protein MASAAEQMASNLSWGALGKASELRRRIFFTIGLLIVYRIGTYIPVPGIDGLALRQFMDGAAAGLGGILSMFTGGALSRMGIFALGIMPYISASIIVQLLASMVPQLEQIKKEGEQGRKKINQYTRYFTVVLATFQAYGIARSLEAGDLVTNPGLFFQASCVITLVGGTMFLMWLGEQITSRGIGNGISLIIFVGILAELPLHIGQFLSQGRSGAVSPAVIIGVAVMIVAVIGFVVFMERALRKIHIQYPRRQVGMKVYDGGSSHLPVKVNPSGVIPAIFASSLLLLPTTVATFSGSQTGPVMSTILAYFGPGQPLYLLFFVAMIVFFAYFYTLNVAFKPDDVADNLKNQNGFIPGIRPGKRTEEYLTYVVNRVLVLGSAYLAFVCLLPEIIRHQLTIPFYFGGTSVLIIVSVTMDTIQQVQSHLLAHQYEGLIERSQLRGRKRTGKRAPTRR from the coding sequence ATGGCATCTGCTGCAGAGCAAATGGCGTCGAACCTCAGCTGGGGGGCCTTGGGTAAGGCGTCCGAGCTGCGTCGGCGCATCTTCTTCACCATCGGCCTTCTGATCGTCTATCGGATCGGGACCTATATCCCGGTTCCGGGGATCGACGGTCTGGCCCTGCGGCAGTTCATGGACGGCGCTGCGGCCGGTCTCGGCGGCATCCTGTCGATGTTCACCGGCGGCGCGCTGTCCCGCATGGGGATCTTCGCCCTCGGGATCATGCCCTATATCTCGGCCTCGATCATCGTTCAGCTTCTGGCGTCGATGGTGCCGCAGCTGGAGCAGATCAAGAAAGAAGGCGAGCAGGGCCGCAAGAAGATCAACCAGTACACGCGGTACTTCACCGTGGTTCTGGCGACCTTCCAAGCCTATGGCATCGCACGCAGCCTCGAAGCGGGCGATCTCGTCACCAATCCGGGCCTGTTCTTCCAAGCCTCCTGCGTCATCACGCTGGTCGGGGGCACCATGTTCCTGATGTGGCTGGGTGAGCAGATCACCTCGCGCGGGATCGGCAACGGCATCTCGCTCATCATCTTCGTCGGCATTCTGGCCGAATTGCCGCTGCATATCGGCCAGTTCCTGAGCCAAGGGCGGTCGGGTGCGGTGTCCCCGGCGGTGATCATCGGTGTCGCGGTGATGATCGTGGCGGTAATCGGCTTCGTGGTCTTCATGGAGCGGGCGCTGCGCAAGATCCACATCCAGTATCCGCGCCGTCAGGTTGGGATGAAGGTCTATGACGGCGGCTCCAGCCACCTCCCGGTGAAAGTGAACCCGTCGGGCGTCATTCCCGCGATCTTCGCCTCGTCGCTGCTGCTGCTGCCGACCACGGTCGCGACCTTCTCGGGATCGCAGACGGGTCCGGTGATGTCGACGATCCTCGCCTATTTCGGGCCGGGGCAGCCGCTCTATCTGCTGTTCTTCGTCGCGATGATCGTGTTCTTCGCCTATTTCTACACGCTCAACGTGGCCTTCAAGCCCGATGACGTGGCGGACAACCTGAAGAACCAGAATGGCTTCATCCCCGGTATCCGCCCCGGCAAACGTACCGAGGAATACCTGACCTATGTGGTGAACCGCGTTCTCGTGCTCGGTTCGGCCTATCTCGCCTTCGTCTGCCTTCTGCCCGAGATCATCCGCCATCAGCTGACGATCCCGTTCTATTTCGGCGGCACGTCGGTGCTGATCATCGTGTCGGTGACGATGGACACGATCCAGCAGGTCCAGTCCCACCTTCTCGCACACCAGTATGAGGGGCTGATCGAACGGTCGCAGCTTCGGGGCCGCAAGCGGACCGGCAAGCGTGCGCCCACACGTCGCTAA
- a CDS encoding adenylate kinase, with amino-acid sequence MTNVILLGPPGAGKGTQAKRLVQERGMVQLSTGDMLREARSSGSEMGLKVAAVMDAGGLVTDEIVIGLIREKLQQGEGGGYIFDGFPRTLAQADALGELLSQMGETLDAVIAMEVDDAVLVRRITGRYTCGNCGAVYHDETHPTKVPGVCDVCGSTNLVRRADDNEDSLRHRLMEYYKKTSPLVGYYHAKGDLRRVDALASVEDVAAAIAGALDRG; translated from the coding sequence ATGACAAACGTGATTCTGCTTGGCCCTCCCGGGGCGGGGAAGGGAACCCAGGCCAAGCGCCTTGTGCAGGAACGGGGCATGGTTCAGCTGTCGACCGGCGATATGCTGCGCGAGGCGCGCAGCAGCGGGTCGGAGATGGGGCTGAAGGTCGCTGCGGTGATGGATGCCGGCGGGCTCGTCACCGATGAGATCGTGATCGGTCTGATCCGCGAGAAGCTGCAGCAGGGCGAGGGCGGCGGATATATCTTCGACGGTTTTCCCCGGACGCTGGCGCAGGCCGATGCCTTGGGCGAGCTTCTGTCCCAGATGGGCGAAACGCTGGACGCCGTGATCGCGATGGAAGTCGATGACGCGGTTCTGGTCCGCCGGATCACCGGCCGCTACACCTGCGGCAATTGCGGCGCCGTCTATCACGACGAAACGCATCCCACGAAGGTGCCGGGGGTCTGCGATGTCTGCGGGTCCACGAACCTCGTGCGGCGGGCGGATGACAACGAGGATTCGCTGCGTCACCGCCTGATGGAATACTACAAGAAGACCTCGCCGCTCGTGGGCTATTACCACGCCAAGGGCGATCTGCGGCGCGTCGATGCGCTGGCCAGCGTCGAGGATGTGGCGGCCGCGATCGCGGGCGCGCTGGACCGGGGTTGA
- the rpsM gene encoding 30S ribosomal protein S13, with translation MARIAGVNIPTGKRVPIALTYIHGIGDQVAEEICAATNIDRTRRVNELSDAEVLAIREYIDANLTVEGDLRRQVSMNVKRLMDLGCYRGLRHRRNLPVRGQRTHTNARTRKGPAKAIAGKKK, from the coding sequence GTGGCACGTATTGCTGGCGTCAACATTCCGACGGGGAAACGCGTCCCCATCGCCCTGACCTATATCCACGGCATCGGTGACCAAGTCGCCGAAGAGATCTGCGCGGCGACGAACATCGACCGCACCCGTCGTGTGAACGAACTCTCGGACGCCGAAGTGCTGGCGATCCGCGAATACATCGACGCCAACCTCACGGTGGAAGGCGATCTGCGTCGCCAAGTGTCGATGAACGTGAAGCGTCTGATGGACCTCGGCTGCTATCGCGGCCTGCGTCACCGTCGGAACCTGCCGGTTCGCGGCCAGCGCACGCACACCAACGCTCGCACCCGCAAAGGCCCCGCGAAGGCCATTGCCGGCAAGAAGAAATAA
- the rpsK gene encoding 30S ribosomal protein S11: MARDKVRMKRKERKNIAAGVAHVNSSFNNTKILISDVQGNAISWSSAGTMGFKGSRKSTPYAAQMAAEDAARKAQEHGLKTIEVEVQGPGSGRESALRALAAVGLNITSIRDVTPMAHNGCRPPKRRRV, from the coding sequence ATGGCTCGTGATAAGGTCCGCATGAAGCGCAAGGAGCGCAAGAACATCGCCGCAGGCGTTGCTCACGTGAACTCCTCGTTCAACAACACCAAGATCCTGATTTCCGACGTGCAGGGCAACGCGATCTCGTGGTCGTCCGCCGGTACGATGGGCTTCAAAGGGTCGCGTAAATCCACGCCCTACGCCGCGCAGATGGCTGCCGAAGACGCAGCCCGCAAGGCGCAGGAGCATGGTCTGAAGACGATCGAAGTCGAAGTGCAGGGTCCGGGTTCGGGACGCGAATCGGCGCTGCGCGCGCTGGCCGCGGTCGGCCTGAACATCACCTCGATCCGCGACGTGACTCCGATGGCGCATAACGGCTGCCGTCCGCCGAAGCGTCGCCGCGTCTAA
- a CDS encoding DNA-directed RNA polymerase subunit alpha — protein sequence MIHKNWQELIKPTQLGVKPGADAGRIATVVAEPLERGFGLTLGNALRRVLLSSLQGAAITSVQIDNVLHEFSSVAGVREDVTDIVLNLKGIAIKMEVEGPKRLAINAKGPGVVTAGDIAETNGIEILNKDHVICHLDDGADVSMELTVNTGKGYVSADKNRPEDAPIGLIPIDAIYSPVKKVSYEVQPTREGQVLDYDKLTMKIETDGSLTPDDAVAYAARILQDQLSIFVNFDEPEAATRSDADEGLEFNPLLLKKVDELELSVRSANCLKNDNIVYIGDLIQKTEAEMLRTPNFGRKSLNEIKEVLSGMGLHLGMDVEDWPPENIEDLAKRFEDQF from the coding sequence ATGATCCACAAGAACTGGCAGGAACTGATCAAGCCGACGCAGCTGGGCGTGAAGCCGGGCGCGGATGCAGGCCGGATCGCCACCGTCGTGGCCGAGCCGCTGGAGCGTGGCTTCGGCCTGACGCTCGGCAACGCCCTGCGCCGCGTGCTGCTGTCCTCGCTGCAGGGCGCCGCCATCACGTCGGTCCAGATCGACAACGTCCTGCACGAGTTCTCCTCGGTCGCGGGCGTGCGTGAGGACGTCACGGACATCGTTCTGAACCTCAAGGGCATCGCCATCAAGATGGAGGTCGAAGGACCGAAACGTCTGGCGATCAATGCCAAGGGTCCGGGCGTCGTGACCGCCGGCGACATCGCGGAAACCAACGGCATCGAGATCCTGAACAAGGATCACGTCATCTGCCACCTCGACGATGGCGCCGACGTGTCGATGGAACTGACCGTCAACACCGGCAAGGGCTATGTCTCGGCGGACAAGAACCGTCCCGAGGATGCGCCCATCGGTCTCATCCCGATCGATGCCATCTACTCGCCGGTCAAGAAAGTCAGCTATGAAGTGCAGCCGACCCGTGAGGGGCAGGTTCTGGACTACGACAAGCTGACCATGAAGATCGAAACGGACGGTTCGCTCACGCCGGACGACGCCGTGGCCTATGCCGCGCGTATCCTGCAAGACCAGCTGTCGATCTTCGTCAACTTCGACGAACCGGAAGCGGCGACGCGTTCGGACGCCGATGAGGGGCTGGAGTTCAACCCGCTCCTGCTGAAGAAAGTCGACGAGCTGGAGCTGTCGGTCCGTTCGGCGAACTGCCTGAAGAACGACAACATCGTCTATATCGGCGATCTGATCCAGAAGACCGAAGCCGAGATGCTCCGCACCCCGAACTTCGGCCGCAAGTCGCTGAACGAGATCAAGGAAGTGCTCTCGGGCATGGGTCTGCACCTCGGCATGGATGTCGAGGACTGGCC